The genomic segment aaaatgtgaCGTTGTCTATAGAGAAAAATAAACTAATCAGAAAACCACCCTGTGGCTAATTTAGTCCTATCACTCTGATGTGTATATGTGGTTGTTAAGATGGCAAGCAAGTTCTAATCCCTGCCTTGTCCCAGGTGAGAGGGCTTCTGCGACACCACCTTCCCTGTGACATCCAGGGAGTACTGGGTGCTGATGTCTTCGCCAACGGTTTTTGTGGTGATGGATACCTGAAGGGTGAAAAAATTAGATCTTTACAGtatgaaaaaataatattttttaatcatgTAGAAAATAAAGAATTATCTACAACAAATGCAGTTGAATATAATGCGCAAAATTGGAAGCTGTATCATATCTTAATCAGTTCATCATGGACTGAATCCTGGACTGATGACAACTGCAGTGCAATAATTAAAGAGTACAAAGTTCTTCTGCACACAAATTAGTCTGCTTATCATTTTATTGACCATTCATAATTCCACTTATGATCATAAACTCTAGGTCACCTAAAAGTCATTAACAAACTATGGCCTTGAGCAGAAGAAGAATAACTCACGTCCTGAGGGAAATACTCATGTATTACTATCCCTAAGCAAGAGTAACgaaaaaacaaatacataaataaagcgATCAACATCCCTGCTCCTCAATAACATGTACCTAAATAATGAAGTTACTTTGGACAAAAAAATACTACTCAATGCCTAAATAGTAAATAGAACTACAACTACACTCCTCATGAGAAGTGCCTATTTCTCAATGTATCTGTACATCTACTTAGGGGACAAGATTGTGTACTGGTTGGTTAGGGTGTTCGGCTAAAAGCcaaaaggttcttggttcaatCCCTAATGTAGGGATTGACCCTTAACCCCATATGCGCCATattccttaatgacatgtatctgaatataCCATATTCACCTAACAGTGCTATGGGTTAGTTGGGGGGGGAATTAAATGCATTCTAAATGCATCCTGGTTTGGGAAGAGTTAATAAAAAGAATGCAATGTTTAGGTGATTAATGCCGGATTTAGCTTTGGATAATAGCATTTGCCATGTCAGTTGGTCTATAAATAGGACCAAATAAAATTTTTAACCGGCTCTAAATTAATTTCAAAACATCTGAACTCAATTCAAACCATCACCGAAGATGACACGTCTTAATATAATACAGTCTCTCCCGGCTCCTGACCTCTGCCACTGCACAGATGGACCCCAGGGCCTCTCCTCGAAACCCGTAGGTATCCAGGCGCTCCAGGTCATCGTGGCAACTGATTTTGGACGTATAGTGTGGCACAGCCATTACGACCGTGTCACAGGCTTGGATTCCTAGGCCGTTATCGCGAACCTCAATCCGGTCCAAGCCGTAGTTCTCCTAGTATAGAATGGGACATTCAGAACAGGGTGTGAGTTAATTGAGAttgaggctgttgttgttaaTTCATAATCTCTCCCATTATTCAGATAGAAAAACCAAGCATGTAAATATGCCATGCACTTCAGTAACTATAAATTGGTGGTCatgtaggtaggggttaggcatctAAGCTCAAATAGAGCTTAGATGAAGAACGCCTACTGCAGACATTGAGGTTCAAACCAAGAACTTTCGGTGGGAATTAAACCTATAACCACGAGTGCCCTGCTGCTACAGACAGCCTTGAAATATTTAAAAGGCTGTTCAGTACCGCTTGTTACAGTACTTACCCgactgaggaggaggtgccagATTGATCCATTTATGATTTGTGGTGCAAGATGCATTCATGCACCGAGACATTGATATGATGGGGAGATCTTGATGGGGCTTAAAATGATGTGTGTGGGGATGCAGAACGGAACCACAGAAATCGAAAGTGTTGGGGCAATGGGGAACCCTAGTACCGCGCCTCATGGACGGGACAGGACAACTCTTGTTAGAACTTACTGTTACAACCCCACTCTctagtggtgggggggggaggtaaagGATGTACAAATGGCTGGGTTATGGGTATAGAGGAGTAGGTTGTGGTGTGACAATAAAATAATGGGAACAATGAATGATGGTGAACATTGGTTTACTTGGGACTGGTGAACACAATACACAAGTCAAGTACAACACCACAACGCACCCGGGCCTTGGGACTTGAGTGTTGCTAAAGAAATTatccaaacaaaacaaagctaaGCTCACAGCTAACAGGGGTAGAACGATGTGTGCGGGGAAGAAGAAGCACAGAAATCCAAGATGTTTGGGCGGTAAACATTTTGAGACATAGAAACAGGGTCAGGGCCGAGGCCCAAAAAAGGTGGGGAACCACAGAACCTCATGGACATGACAGGACAGCTCCTGTTAGAGCTTACCATCTTTATATCCAGGCTCGTAGCTCCAGCGTCCACCGAGTTCTCCAGCAGTTCCTTCACCACGTTCCCCACGGACGTGATGACCTGCGCGCTGGAGAGGAGCCTGACCGtgtcgggggggaggggcttcatGCTGCTGCTGATTGGACACCTGAAAGAGCAAACAGCAGGTCGTCAAACTAAAGTTAGCTTGTTGGACATCACAAACCCATTATAAATAATGACACCACAATTATATAAACATGCAACCAAATCCCAACGGGGATTCCCACGAGAGGAAGAGCAAAGTGAAACATTGTAGCTTGACTGCGGCTACGTACAAATAATAATTATCTATAATTGTCTATTTTGTGTCTTGGTTTGGTGGTGGTTAATTAGACTAAACACAGACGTCAGATAAATAATTCTTGCAATgcacgtgttggtgtgtgtacacTTAGAGCTTTTTGGTACCATGCATCCAGACGGTTCTTTATCAAATGCATGCAGAACCAGTTTCACCCAACCAGTGCTGGCAGAGCCCACACCCTTTCACGGGGATATGAAGCACAAAGGGaggttgaaaaaaagaaaacaacttAAGTACCAGTACATAACATcggggtgtgtgttgtgtgacttTACTGTATAGACTTCTGATTTAGGGCATTAAGGCTCTGCCACTACAATTAGGTAATTGGAGACATTGCACTAATGTTCAATTAGTTAGTTGTAGTGTTCTGGAAGAGGAAGATAAATTTGTTACAGTTGCTCAGCTCAAGCCAAAAGCATAGACACAGGTAATGAAATTTGATTGCTTGTTGGGTTCATATATTCTATTAATTTTGATATTTCTTGCTTGAGAAAAATAACTCTAACAAAGTATAACCTCCAGCATCACTAAAGTAATCTGTATCTGTTTGATTCGTTTCCTTAACCGTAAATGTGTACTGTAATCAGCATGTCAATCTACCATAGTTAACACAATTGCAATAGAATATCTATTTGATATCACTTCAAATTAACGAGGTTCATAGTTCAAAGGCAAATACCGAAAGTGGAAGTAGTGCCACAGGTCCCGTATAAACTACCACTAGATCATATTGACCACAGACTGTATGAAATGCCGAACCAAAACAATCGCGGTAGCTGATGTGTTCGAAGCTACATTTTGAAATGCACTTAATGCGAAAACTATTGGTAAAATCGCAATGTGCACAACATATAAACTGCACAATACTGACTCTGCAGAGGTGGCATTCACAACATCAGATCTGCGCGCCTAGGTCCTCGTGGGGGCTTCATTAACACAACAAGACGGCGGAAATGAACAATACttaggccacgcccccctccgccccccgaAATACCCGAGTTGCTGATTGGCCACTAGGGGTTACACGCGAGTGGGTCCCAAactgtgttgccagattgggccatatTTCCCtcacaatctggcaacacttgcaacattgggcgggaaatctggcccaatctggaaACATTGGTCCCAGTGCCGGTTTCCGCTTTTCCTTTGCAGTGCGTCTCCAAGCTGCCGAGCTGCGGGTCATCTGTGCGCTCTAAACAAGGAGATTGGCTTTCTTCTAACGGGGTTTGGTCTTTGAAAAACACATAATTTCATTGTCTCCTGGCTGCTACTTGGGTATGTCACTGTTGCGTTCATGTCCTTTTGAGTGTTGAGGATTTAGTTTGtggtattttgttatttgcACCCATGTTGCAAAACCCCGGTTTTCTGGAGACTGAGGGTAACGTTATGAGGCCAGGGCTATTTTCTGAAAACGACATAGCTAATGTTTATAGGGGCTTTTTTACGTGTAAATATATTCTAATGTTGTGCTAAACATAGTAGAGCGTTTATTGTGTAACTTAACTCGCCATCCGTCTATTTGAAGAATGCGTGAAAGTTTCCCAGTGTCATCTAGGTTACAGCAACCCTTTTTAAATGCCAACATGTAGGTCTACTGCATGACGGTGATACAATAGTCTAATAGTTGGCTACTCCCATTGGACTCCTTATGTGAATTTGCCCCATAAAACATGTCATCTCCATTACCGGTTCATTATTTAGGTCAtgcagtgtttgtttgtttaaatagTACAATTATCAGCCCAGGGAAGGACTTGCACATTTGGTGCCCTAGGCAATGTACCCCAATTATGTGGATTTAAATATGTAAAAAGATTCTTCAATTAAATTGTATGTTTTCATTTGACGAAACCATATATATTTTGAATTTGCATTCCTTGTTTATTTACTCGAGTCCAGTCAGTCAGAGGGCAAAGTTAAATCACAAGTTGTCTTTCTGTTATCAGACCTGACCAAGCACAAGGGTTTATGGTTTTTGAATGGCGACAACTAGGTCATTGCATTaacgtgtgcagtgtgtgtgtctatatctatatatatagatatatagacacatacacacgcacacaaaaaaaggcTTATCTTTACAAAGTTTTTAAGTTGATTGTTCGCCTCGGGCATCATTTTTTGCATACGACTATTGGCTGTGTTGAGTGCCTCAAGTGTGTCTGTATTCCAGTATTTAGGATCAGCATTCTGCCTTTCTGTTATGTCAATAAATGCAAAAATTGTCTCCTGGCACACTCATACAGAATGCTCTGTCTTTACCCTTCTGCAAATACATATTACAGCTGCCATGCTGGACATTTTTTTGTAAGGGAAGACTGAATATTGTAGTCCTAACTTAAATGGGTCCCTGCCAAAAAGTTTTGGTTTTAATCACCAATACCTGCTGCCTAACCTCTAGGCATCCCTAAGCAATACCTGCTCCTCAAAGAAATATGTCTGAAACATAAACACCGTAAATCACTATTTGAAAAAAGGAACCCATCTGCTAAAATGGCTGGATTATAAATGTTGAATGTTAATTGATGGCAGCTATGAATATCTCGTCACAACGCCAACGTTTTATCTTTGTGGGTCCTGCTACTCCAGACCAGGATGAATGTGGGCGTGGCGCACAGCGAGGTGAACCCCAACACGCGGGTGATGAACAGCCGGGGGATCTGGCTGACGTATGCCCTGGGCGTGGGGATGCTACACGTCGTGCTGCTCAGTATCCCCTTCTTCAGCGTGCCTGTGGTGTGGACGCTAACCAACATTCTGCACAATTTTGTAAGtcgcctcttcttcctcctctcgtcGCTGTTGTCCAAACGACTTCTTTGTCCTGAGAGTTGGTTGTGCTGGAAGTAGCGCGTAATCTCACAAATCCCTTAAAAAACGACCACTAGGATCTGAGAtttagtagtagttgtagtggtcTATTTGGTTTAGAGCTACCTCTCAAATGTATCACTGTTATTCTGTTTCCCATGTATTTCAGTTTTCCATGAAAAGCACAATGTCAATAAAGTTTGATTCATTGATTGGGGGAGGTTTTTTGGTCAAAGGTTTTTTGTGGCCTCGTGTGAGATTCCCTATTAGGGAATATTGTCAAAAATGGAGATGTTTGTCTAACTACTTCAAAAACTAGCAAGCATTGTGTTGCACAATATTGATAAAGAGGATGGATACACAAAGCAATGTTTCCAAAATCGTATGATTCATAATTTAAGCAAATTGTGTGTGCGTTATTTGTACTTAGTCTCTCGTAAATCATTTTAAAATGGTGCTAGAGGTCAATTGGTTCTTGAGGGAAACCAGCCTTAATTAATctaatacaaaaataattgcCGTTACCTCTTCTTCGTCTTGCCTAGTAATTACCACCCCAATTAACACCTAACAGATAGTCTGTGCCCGCTTTGCCTTCTACATAACACTAGTTCTGTGTCTAGTTCCCATTGGACCTCCCCCTCTATTCTTCACACCACAACTTTCTTGTGATGAGTAGAACTTATCACATGAGTTCTACTCAGCACATGCATAGTTAGTGTGTAATCCCATTAAAATAAGAACCGTCGCGTTTTCATAACAGCCCTTTTATATCCACATATGGAGCGGGTACTCTTCCACACAGCCAGCCATGTTCCTACAATACCCCAGAATGGACCACTGATTTGTGTTAACCAGACTAAGTTTTATCAGTTTGGCTATGTCTTTGTCCTTTGTAAGTTGTGCATGACATAATTCACTGGCGGAGGCCTGGAGCATCTGGAGAGGATTGTGTATCAGGGAATACGAAAAAGCTATTAACTGCTACGGCTGGGTCCACTGCGTTAACTGGGACCCATTGTTCTCAAAACAATACAGCGCcgatgtatgtctgtgtgtgtgtaaaccaaAAGTCTGTCTTTGGTTGATTCCAAACTAGAATATCCTGGAATGAGGTTTTGACAGTGAATTTTGGACACTTTAGGCGGACCACCTTGTATGCTCTATTCTTAGCATTGCCTTGTTGATTAGTGATGTAACCTCGGCTAACGATGGCTTTTtttcatctctctgtctgtccatctgtctttctgtgtgtgtgtgtgcaggggatgTATGTGTTCATGCATGCGGTGAAGGGCACTCCATTTGAGACACCAGACCAAGGCAAGGCCAGGCTACTCACACACTGGGAGCAGCTGGACTACGGTGTGCAGTTCACCTCATCCAGAAAGTTCTTCACCATCTCCCCAATTATTCTGTATGTATTTTGGGTTGTACAGTTTTAACTTTAACACACTTTTATTCAGACGTTATACTTCACCGCTGGTAGATTATTATATACCTTAAGTATTGCTTTTTTCTACCACGATTGTTTTTATTATCTGCTATTATACATATTCAATTTATATAATTAATTTTTTAGATAgttttaaagcaagaatataaaacaaaatgtgcatattattgaaaagttgtgtaattattatgttattatcatGTTGGGAACTTGAATGTTTTCAAATGTTGACAAGATGACAAAACGTAAACATTTTACTTCACTTGATAAAGAAAAACTTGTTGATAAAAGGTTAGCCAAACATACATTTGAAAGACCACCTTACAAGCCtattgagataaaaaaaaagaatctctGTATAGGTGAATGGACGGAAGGACCTGTGGCCTAGCACTCAGCCTTGATGGTTATTGTCGTCCATTGAAAGTCTCAAACAATTCTCTATTTTCTTCTCCACAGATACTTCCTGGCCAGTTTCTATACAAAGTACGACACGACACACTTTGTCGTAAACACCGTCTCACTTTTAAGCGTTCTAATTCCAAAGTTGCCACAACTACACGGAGTCAGAATCTTTGGCATAAACAAGTATTAAATGGAGTCGCAGAACGTATTGTGTCTATAAGAAACGTTTAGTTAACCTCCCCATACGCCCCAGCACTGATGCCTGGACTAAGCTGTTTTGTTTAGTTCTTGTCAATGTCACTGCTGTAAATATATTGGGTGAAAAGTGATGTTATAGGAGAGAAACCAACATAGGAAAGAGTAGATTGGTGGAAAACAGAATATCATTTGCATAACTAACTTGAAGTGAATATTTAATAATGTATTGTTGTTGGCCTGGGCTGGCCCCAGTTTCAGAAGTGACATTTAGATGTCCCTGTTCCCTGTtctattttcttttcttctctatTTCACAAGATGCTGACGCAACGACTAAGTTTGGGTCTGAATTTGTAGCCCTGAAGATGtcctaaatgtattttttaagaTGTGTTCTTAAGCGTAGGAGCCTGTGGTTCTTTGTCTATCAGTACGCTCATCATTATGTGGTGGGTGTCCAATCCAATTCATGACGAGTGGAGAAAATTATACTCTTTATTTGCCTGGTTTTCTTTGTGAATCATTTAGCATTTGTTGTTAAATCAAATAGGGCAGGCTATTTCCATTGTAACGTTCCTTTGCGACATGTCTTGTATGAAAAAGGAAAGATAAAATGTCATGCTGCCAGACATTACTAATCCAGTGGATGAACTTATGTACATATGTCCATGTAGCTATTTTGTCTGCAGCATATGTTGCCATGATTGTGTCTGTCTCCCATTCATTACTATTACTCTTGCATTACTAACATCATTAAAATGGTTTGGGCCCTCATTCTTGCATTGGTATATTGTTTGTTCACCAAGTCTTGTTTGCTGTTTATAGTGTTTTCAGGTGGTAATATAGCCATTTAGCAAACAGGAGCAGATATGGTAAGGGCATCTTTATATTGGATGCCTGATGGTAGAGTGATTATTTGGGTACTAAAATCTTTTAATTACAGCATGGTAGATCCAAGTCAAAATCATGTAATTCTGTATGTATTTGTCCCAGGCTATTATCCAACAAAAATCATATCTTAAAAATAGAGAGCCACTTCTTTCAGTGTTTGATGGGGTCTTTTAACCCATAAAGGTCCTTGCATTGCTGGCTCAGGACCCCTTTAAACACATCGAAGCGATGGTTCAGATCTTTCTGAGTGTGGATCTTATACTTGGTCCCTAGAGCTCCATCGGCAGAGGCCGTGCCATAGAAGACCCTTCCTATCCTGGAGTGTACCAGGGCCATCGCACACATCACACAAGGCTCCCTGGTCACATAGAGGTCGTACCCAGTGCATATGTATGGCTGCCCCTCTTCCACAACCCGGGCGGTCGTTTTCGAGCTCTCTGCAGCTGGTTTAGAGTGGCTGCTTGTGGGGGACATTGCGGCAGTACAAGCGGGGTATTTCTCAAAACTGTACGCTCCACCGCCCTGCCCGCGAGCAACAAGGTCAATGCACACCATGACTGCGTGATGGAGTGGATTCCCGCCACGGCAGTCGTGTCCCACCGCTAGGATCCTCTCCTCTTTGGGGTCGACCATTGCAGCCCCCACTGGCTCCTGCCCCGACCCCAAACCCGCGGCCGC from the Gadus macrocephalus chromosome 20, ASM3116895v1 genome contains:
- the ormdl1 gene encoding ORM1-like protein 1, whose protein sequence is MNVGVAHSEVNPNTRVMNSRGIWLTYALGVGMLHVVLLSIPFFSVPVVWTLTNILHNFGMYVFMHAVKGTPFETPDQGKARLLTHWEQLDYGVQFTSSRKFFTISPIILYFLASFYTKYDTTHFVVNTVSLLSVLIPKLPQLHGVRIFGINKY